Proteins from one Candidatus Rokuibacteriota bacterium genomic window:
- a CDS encoding NUDIX hydrolase → MSVPGTPASDPPRPPSRVPWQTASTRPVYQNRWITVREDVALLPDGRTTIYGVVQCAECVGILPFLDRDTVLLVGQYRYVARDFYWEMPTGGQHGSETLEEAAQRELSEEAGYEAGRLVKLCDFHTSKSILREVAHLYIAEALSPAARPPDRTEFIERRAFPFRDVLAMVQRGEIKDSMTVIAVLHAARLRGL, encoded by the coding sequence ATGAGTGTCCCGGGAACGCCCGCCTCCGACCCGCCGCGCCCGCCGTCCCGCGTGCCCTGGCAAACGGCCTCGACGCGGCCGGTGTACCAGAACCGCTGGATCACCGTGCGCGAGGACGTCGCCCTGCTCCCCGACGGGCGCACCACGATCTACGGGGTGGTCCAGTGCGCGGAGTGTGTGGGCATCCTGCCCTTCCTGGACCGGGACACCGTGCTCCTCGTGGGCCAGTACCGCTACGTGGCGCGCGATTTCTACTGGGAGATGCCCACAGGAGGTCAGCACGGCTCGGAGACGCTGGAGGAGGCCGCCCAGCGCGAGCTCAGCGAGGAGGCAGGCTATGAGGCCGGCCGCCTCGTCAAGCTCTGCGACTTCCACACCTCCAAGAGCATCCTGCGCGAGGTGGCCCACCTCTATATCGCAGAGGCCCTGAGCCCCGCGGCGCGGCCGCCGGACCGCACGGAGTTCATCGAGCGGCGGGCCTTCCCGTTCCGCGACGTACTCGCCATGGTCCAGCGGGGCGAGATCAAGGACTCCATGACGGTCATCGCGGTGCTCCACGCCGCAAGACTGAGAGGCCTCTAG
- a CDS encoding phenylacetate--CoA ligase family protein produces the protein MTAFYDERLETLPSEGLRGHQWARVERLAREVYPSNPFIARKWREAGIRAAEDLRSWEDWARLPFTRKPELVEDQAARPPFGSNLTYPLERYVRVHQTSGTTGAPLRWLDTQAAWDWWLRCWGFVLRGAALGPGDRIFFPFSFGLFVGFWAGFEGARALGAMAIPGGGQDSAQRLAAIEALGATAVCCTPSYALHLAQVARERGVDLRRLGVRTAVYAGEPGAGIPAVRARLEEEWGARAHDHAGMTEMGAHGFECEAQAGLHINESEFIAEIIDPATGAPAREGELVLSNLGRPCSPLLRYRTGDRVRAATSPCGCGRTFLRLEGGILGRVDDMLVIRGVNVFPSALEGIIRRFPAVVEFMIEVYRRDEMDEVRLLLEIAESQPRQVAAAVQEALRVDLGIRIETVPAPPQSLPRYELKARRLVRRAGGQVLHSDMVPGPPRSEGTATASAP, from the coding sequence GTGACCGCGTTCTACGACGAGCGCCTCGAGACCCTGCCCTCCGAGGGGCTGCGGGGCCATCAGTGGGCGCGAGTCGAGCGCCTGGCGCGCGAGGTCTACCCATCGAATCCGTTCATCGCCCGCAAGTGGCGGGAGGCGGGCATCCGGGCGGCGGAGGACCTGCGCAGCTGGGAGGACTGGGCGCGGCTGCCCTTCACGCGGAAGCCCGAGCTGGTCGAGGACCAGGCGGCCCGGCCGCCATTCGGCAGCAACCTCACCTACCCCCTGGAGCGCTACGTGCGCGTGCATCAGACCTCCGGGACCACGGGCGCGCCGCTGCGCTGGCTCGATACCCAGGCGGCCTGGGACTGGTGGCTGCGCTGCTGGGGCTTCGTGCTGCGGGGCGCGGCACTCGGTCCCGGGGACCGCATCTTCTTCCCGTTCTCCTTCGGGCTCTTCGTCGGTTTCTGGGCGGGCTTCGAGGGGGCCCGGGCGCTGGGCGCCATGGCTATCCCCGGCGGCGGGCAGGACTCGGCCCAGCGCCTCGCAGCCATCGAGGCGCTCGGGGCGACGGCCGTGTGCTGCACGCCCTCCTATGCGCTGCACCTCGCCCAGGTGGCACGCGAGCGCGGCGTGGACCTCAGGCGGCTCGGCGTGAGGACGGCGGTGTATGCGGGGGAGCCGGGCGCGGGCATCCCAGCGGTGCGCGCGCGGCTCGAGGAAGAATGGGGGGCCCGGGCCCATGACCATGCCGGCATGACGGAGATGGGCGCTCACGGATTCGAGTGCGAGGCCCAGGCGGGACTGCACATCAACGAGTCGGAGTTCATCGCCGAGATCATCGATCCTGCCACGGGAGCGCCGGCGCGCGAGGGGGAGCTGGTGCTCTCGAACCTCGGGCGGCCCTGCTCCCCGCTGCTCCGCTACCGCACGGGGGACCGGGTGCGCGCCGCGACGAGCCCGTGCGGATGCGGGAGGACCTTCCTCCGGCTGGAGGGTGGGATCCTCGGGCGCGTGGACGACATGCTGGTGATCCGGGGCGTCAACGTCTTCCCCTCCGCCCTCGAGGGGATCATCCGCCGCTTCCCCGCCGTGGTCGAGTTCATGATCGAAGTGTACCGGCGCGACGAGATGGACGAGGTGCGCCTGCTGCTGGAGATCGCGGAGAGCCAGCCGCGGCAGGTGGCCGCCGCCGTCCAGGAGGCGCTCCGCGTGGATCTCGGCATCAGGATCGAGACGGTGCCCGCGCCCCCGCAGAGCCTGCCGCGCTACGAGCTGAAGGCCAGGCGCCTGGTCCGCCGCGCGGGGGGTCAGGTCTTGCATTCCGACATGGTTCCGGGACCGCCACGCTCCGAGGGCACCGCAACGGCGTCGGCGCCGTGA
- a CDS encoding DinB family protein — translation MPLPPPVETLWNELQAVRADVLKEVEGLSQAQADWRPGDADWSAGEIIHHLMLAEVGTGKLTSKLLKGAGAGAAPCPGDLTALRPLPSLVTGATEAPAATRPERGRPIAELLADFKAARERSGQSIERMAAVDFRGLTWTHAAFGEMDLSQWWQLQAWHDADHLQQLRALRAAPGFPAR, via the coding sequence ATGCCCCTGCCGCCCCCGGTCGAGACTCTTTGGAACGAGCTGCAGGCCGTGCGCGCCGATGTCCTGAAGGAGGTGGAAGGGCTGTCGCAGGCGCAGGCCGACTGGCGTCCGGGCGATGCGGACTGGTCGGCCGGCGAGATCATCCATCACCTCATGCTGGCCGAGGTGGGCACCGGCAAGCTCACCTCCAAGCTCCTCAAGGGGGCGGGGGCCGGGGCGGCGCCCTGCCCGGGCGACCTGACGGCACTCCGGCCACTGCCCTCGCTGGTCACCGGCGCCACCGAGGCGCCGGCGGCCACGCGTCCCGAGCGCGGCCGTCCCATCGCGGAGCTCCTGGCCGACTTCAAGGCCGCGCGCGAGCGGAGCGGGCAGTCCATCGAGCGGATGGCGGCGGTGGACTTCCGCGGCCTGACCTGGACCCATGCCGCGTTCGGGGAGATGGACCTGTCGCAGTGGTGGCAGCTGCAGGCCTGGCACGACGCCGACCATCTCCAGCAGCTGCGGGC